A genomic window from Thiomonas arsenitoxydans includes:
- the acs gene encoding acetate--CoA ligase, which translates to MSDTATHPHERKVYYPSQQAVQSARISGMDAYRALCAEAEGDYTGFWARMARENLQWQQPFTHALDDSQAPFYKWFDDGWLNVSFNCLDVHVQAGKGDKTAIVFETDDGAVTRVSYAELLDRVGRFANALKSLGVNKGDRVVIYMPMSIEGVVAMQACARIGATHSVVFGGFSAQSLRDRIEDAGAVLVITADEQRRGGKSLPLKAIVDEALALGGCDTIRHVVVYQRTGGNVAFTAPRDLWMHELSAAHSPDCPPVWVEAEHPLFLLYTSGSTGKPKGVQHSSAGYLLWAKLTMLWTFDIRPDDLFWCTADIGWVTGHSYIAYGPLACGATEIMFEGVPTFPDAGRFWKMIEQHKVTIFYTAPTAIRSLIKAAETNPAVHPRNYKLDSLRILGTVGEPINPAAWEWYYEHIGGGRCPIVDTWWQTETGGHMITPLPGATPMVPGSCTLPLPGITAEVVDETGHDVPWGTGGILVIKKPWPAMIRNIWGDPERFKKSYYPEELGGYYLAGDGAIRDANDGYFTITGRIDDVLNVSGHRMGTMEIESALVSHPLVAEAAVVGRPDDITGEAICAFVVLKRPRPEGEEALKIAAELRNHVGVEIGPIAKPKDIRFGDNLPKTRSGKIMRRLLRSLAKGEAVTQDTSTLENPAILDQLGKTH; encoded by the coding sequence ATGAGCGACACCGCCACACACCCGCACGAACGCAAAGTTTATTACCCCTCCCAGCAAGCCGTGCAGTCCGCCCGTATTTCCGGCATGGACGCCTATCGCGCCCTCTGCGCCGAGGCCGAGGGCGATTACACCGGCTTCTGGGCGCGCATGGCGCGAGAAAACCTGCAATGGCAGCAACCCTTTACCCACGCACTCGACGACAGCCAGGCCCCGTTCTACAAATGGTTCGATGATGGGTGGCTCAATGTGTCCTTCAACTGCCTGGATGTGCACGTGCAGGCCGGCAAGGGCGACAAGACTGCGATCGTGTTCGAGACCGATGACGGCGCCGTCACCCGCGTGAGTTACGCCGAATTGCTCGACAGGGTGGGCCGCTTTGCCAACGCACTCAAATCGCTCGGGGTGAATAAGGGCGACCGCGTGGTGATCTATATGCCCATGTCGATTGAGGGCGTGGTGGCCATGCAGGCCTGCGCCCGAATCGGGGCCACGCACTCGGTCGTGTTCGGCGGCTTTTCGGCGCAGTCGCTGCGCGACCGTATCGAAGACGCGGGCGCCGTGCTGGTGATCACCGCCGACGAACAGCGACGCGGCGGCAAATCGCTGCCGCTCAAAGCCATCGTCGACGAGGCGCTGGCGCTCGGCGGCTGCGACACCATCCGTCATGTCGTGGTCTATCAGCGAACTGGTGGCAACGTGGCCTTCACCGCCCCCCGCGATCTCTGGATGCACGAACTGTCCGCAGCCCACAGCCCGGATTGCCCGCCGGTTTGGGTCGAGGCAGAACATCCCCTGTTTCTGCTCTACACCTCCGGCTCCACCGGCAAACCCAAGGGCGTGCAGCATTCCAGCGCGGGTTATCTGCTGTGGGCCAAGCTGACCATGCTCTGGACCTTCGACATCCGCCCGGACGACCTGTTCTGGTGCACCGCCGACATCGGCTGGGTGACCGGGCACAGCTACATCGCCTACGGCCCGCTGGCTTGCGGCGCCACCGAAATCATGTTCGAGGGTGTGCCGACCTTTCCAGACGCCGGACGCTTCTGGAAAATGATCGAGCAACACAAGGTCACCATTTTCTACACCGCGCCCACGGCCATCCGCTCACTCATCAAGGCTGCAGAGACCAACCCCGCCGTGCACCCGCGCAACTACAAGCTCGACAGCCTGCGCATCCTTGGCACCGTCGGCGAGCCCATCAACCCCGCGGCCTGGGAGTGGTATTACGAGCACATCGGCGGCGGTCGCTGCCCCATTGTTGACACTTGGTGGCAGACCGAGACCGGCGGCCACATGATTACCCCGTTGCCTGGCGCGACGCCCATGGTGCCCGGTTCCTGCACCCTGCCACTGCCCGGCATTACCGCCGAAGTGGTGGACGAAACCGGCCACGATGTGCCTTGGGGCACCGGTGGCATTCTGGTCATCAAAAAGCCCTGGCCAGCCATGATCCGCAACATCTGGGGCGATCCCGAACGCTTCAAGAAAAGCTATTACCCCGAAGAACTGGGCGGCTACTACCTGGCAGGCGATGGCGCCATTCGCGACGCCAATGACGGCTACTTCACCATCACCGGCCGCATCGACGACGTACTCAACGTCTCCGGCCACCGCATGGGCACGATGGAAATCGAATCCGCCCTGGTTTCGCACCCGCTGGTGGCCGAAGCCGCCGTGGTCGGCCGCCCGGATGACATCACTGGCGAAGCCATCTGCGCGTTCGTCGTGCTCAAACGCCCCCGGCCTGAGGGCGAGGAAGCCCTGAAAATCGCGGCCGAACTGCGCAACCATGTGGGCGTGGAAATTGGCCCCATTGCCAAGCCGAAGGACATTCGCTTCGGCGACAACCTGCCCAAGACGCGCTCCGGCAAGATCATGCGTCGCCTCTTGCGTTCTCTGGCCAAGGGAGAGGCTGTCACCCAGGATACCTCTACGCTCGAAAATCCCGCCATCCTCGACCAACTCGGCAAAACGCATTGA
- the murI gene encoding glutamate racemase, with amino-acid sequence MSPTPKLGVFDSGVGGLTVLRALRAQLPQVSLIYVADSAHAPYGDRPDDFLQQRARQITRFLIGQGARLIVVACNTATAAAITALRAEFDLPFVGIEPGIKPALARSDARRVGVLATPSTLRSAKFRALLHTHAAAAEPVLQPCPGLADAVERGDLQAPQVQQLIRQFCAPLRTAGCDTVVLGCTHYPLLAEQIQAELGPQVHLLDTAEPVARQAARLWQQTSAQRPELPQIYTNGDLAVLRRMADLCGLQDAAIHRWNEVAA; translated from the coding sequence ATGAGCCCAACCCCGAAGCTCGGCGTCTTCGATTCCGGCGTGGGCGGCCTCACCGTGCTGCGTGCGCTGCGGGCGCAGTTGCCGCAGGTCAGCCTGATCTATGTCGCCGACTCGGCCCACGCGCCCTACGGCGACCGGCCCGACGATTTTCTGCAGCAGCGCGCACGCCAGATCACCCGCTTTCTGATCGGGCAAGGCGCACGACTCATCGTCGTGGCCTGCAACACCGCCACCGCGGCAGCCATCACCGCTTTGCGCGCGGAATTCGATCTGCCCTTCGTGGGCATCGAGCCCGGCATCAAGCCCGCACTGGCCCGCAGCGATGCGCGGCGCGTCGGCGTGTTGGCCACCCCGTCCACCCTGCGCAGCGCCAAGTTCCGCGCGTTGTTGCACACCCATGCCGCCGCTGCCGAGCCGGTGCTGCAGCCCTGCCCCGGTCTGGCCGACGCGGTGGAGCGTGGTGATCTGCAGGCGCCGCAAGTGCAGCAGTTGATCCGTCAGTTCTGCGCGCCGCTGCGCACAGCCGGCTGCGACACCGTAGTGCTGGGTTGCACGCATTACCCCCTGCTGGCCGAGCAGATTCAGGCCGAGCTCGGCCCCCAAGTGCACCTGCTCGACACCGCCGAGCCCGTGGCGCGGCAAGCCGCGCGTCTGTGGCAACAAACAAGCGCACAGAGGCCCGAACTGCCGCAGATCTACACCAATGGCGATCTCGCCGTGCTGCGTCGCATGGCAGATCTTTGCGGGCTGCAAGACGCCGCCATCCATCGCTGGAACGAAGTCGCCGCTTGA
- a CDS encoding YqhA family protein, with the protein MPRPPDLPHVPFIPRLLFMSRWLQLPLYVGLILALGVYVFHFWVELTDLVGAAFGNQASLAHLLEAIAVRNPLPVEDAQALAHGAAPKLTETTIMLVVLSLIDVVMIANLLIMVIVGGYETFVSRMYLEDHPDQPEWLSHVNASVLKVKLAMAIIGISSIHLLRTFINADAYSVKALVAQTTIHVVFLLSAMAIAYTDRMMTRTMLLGHVKADEAH; encoded by the coding sequence ATGCCTCGTCCGCCCGACCTGCCGCACGTCCCCTTCATCCCCCGCCTGCTGTTCATGAGCCGCTGGTTGCAGTTGCCGCTTTATGTGGGGCTGATCCTGGCACTCGGGGTGTATGTCTTTCACTTCTGGGTGGAACTCACCGATCTGGTCGGCGCGGCATTCGGCAATCAGGCCTCGCTGGCACACCTGCTCGAAGCCATCGCCGTGCGCAATCCTCTGCCCGTGGAGGATGCGCAGGCTCTGGCGCATGGCGCCGCGCCCAAACTCACCGAGACGACCATCATGCTGGTGGTGCTAAGCCTGATCGACGTGGTGATGATCGCCAATCTGCTCATCATGGTGATCGTGGGCGGATACGAAACTTTCGTGTCGCGCATGTACCTCGAAGATCATCCCGATCAGCCGGAATGGCTGTCGCATGTCAACGCCTCGGTGCTCAAGGTCAAGCTGGCGATGGCCATCATCGGCATTTCTTCTATCCACCTGCTGCGCACCTTCATCAACGCCGACGCCTATAGCGTGAAAGCGTTGGTGGCGCAGACCACTATCCATGTCGTGTTCCTGCTTTCGGCCATGGCGATCGCCTACACCGACCGCATGATGACCCGCACCATGCTGCTGGGCCATGTCAAGGCGGACGAGGCTCATTAG
- a CDS encoding fumarate hydratase, whose protein sequence is MTTVIRAADLRDSIAAALQFISYYHPADYISHLARAYEREQSPAAKDAMAQILTNSRMCAEGHRPICQDTGIVNVFLDIGLNVRLEGFDDGLDAVVNAGVRQGYLDPDNVLRASIVDDPIFARKNTRDNTPAVININLVPGNTVSVKVAAKGGGSENKSKFIMMNPSDNLVDWVLATLPTMGAGWCPPGMLGIGVGGTAEKAMLMAKEALMDDIDMSDLLARGPQNKLEELRIELFEKVNALGIGAQGLGGLSTVLDVKIKTYPCHAASKPVAMIPNCAATRHAHFVLDGSGPAFLDPPSLDLWPQVHWQPDAARSRRVNLDTLTREEVASWKPGDTLLLSGELLTGRDAAHKRIADMLARGETLPVDFTNRVIYYVGPVDPVRDEVMGPAGPTTATRMDTFTETMLAQTGLIAMIGKGERGPVAIEAIKKHRSASLMAVGGAAYLVAKAIKAARVVAFEDLGMEAIYAFTVQDMPVTVAVDAQGISVHQTGPAQWKARIAQMPQIPITST, encoded by the coding sequence ATGACCACCGTTATCCGCGCCGCCGATTTGCGCGACAGCATCGCCGCAGCGCTGCAGTTCATCAGTTACTACCACCCGGCCGACTACATCAGCCATCTGGCTAGAGCGTATGAGCGCGAGCAGTCGCCTGCGGCCAAGGACGCCATGGCGCAGATTCTGACCAATAGCCGCATGTGCGCCGAAGGGCATCGCCCGATCTGTCAGGACACGGGCATCGTCAATGTCTTTCTCGACATCGGCCTGAACGTGCGCCTGGAAGGCTTTGACGACGGCCTCGATGCAGTGGTCAACGCCGGGGTACGGCAGGGGTATCTTGACCCCGACAACGTGCTGCGCGCCTCGATCGTGGACGATCCGATTTTCGCCCGCAAGAACACGCGCGACAACACTCCGGCCGTCATCAACATCAACCTCGTGCCCGGCAATACCGTGTCGGTGAAAGTCGCTGCCAAAGGCGGCGGCAGCGAGAACAAGAGCAAGTTCATCATGATGAACCCCAGCGACAACCTGGTCGATTGGGTGCTCGCCACCCTGCCGACCATGGGCGCCGGTTGGTGCCCGCCGGGCATGCTGGGCATCGGGGTAGGCGGCACGGCCGAGAAGGCCATGCTCATGGCCAAGGAAGCCTTGATGGACGATATCGACATGTCCGATCTGCTGGCGCGCGGCCCGCAAAACAAGCTGGAAGAACTGCGCATCGAGTTGTTTGAAAAGGTCAACGCGCTGGGCATCGGTGCTCAAGGTCTCGGCGGCCTGTCCACCGTGCTGGACGTGAAGATCAAGACCTACCCGTGCCACGCGGCCAGCAAGCCGGTGGCCATGATCCCCAACTGCGCCGCCACCCGTCATGCCCACTTCGTGCTCGATGGCAGCGGCCCGGCCTTTCTCGATCCGCCCAGTCTCGACCTCTGGCCCCAAGTGCACTGGCAGCCCGATGCCGCACGCAGCCGCCGCGTCAATCTCGACACCCTGACCCGAGAAGAAGTGGCGAGCTGGAAGCCGGGCGACACCCTGCTGCTCTCGGGCGAACTGCTCACCGGGCGCGATGCCGCGCACAAGCGCATTGCCGACATGCTGGCGCGTGGCGAAACACTGCCCGTCGATTTCACCAACCGGGTGATCTACTACGTCGGCCCGGTCGACCCGGTGCGCGATGAAGTCATGGGCCCGGCCGGCCCGACCACCGCCACCCGCATGGACACATTCACCGAGACCATGCTCGCACAGACCGGGCTGATTGCCATGATCGGCAAAGGCGAACGCGGCCCGGTGGCGATCGAGGCGATCAAAAAGCACCGCAGCGCCTCGCTCATGGCCGTGGGCGGCGCAGCGTATCTGGTGGCCAAAGCCATCAAAGCGGCGCGCGTCGTGGCGTTTGAAGACCTGGGCATGGAGGCGATCTATGCCTTCACCGTGCAGGACATGCCTGTGACCGTGGCGGTGGACGCGCAGGGCATCTCGGTGCATCAGACCGGCCCGGCACAGTGGAAAGCGCGCATCGCGCAAATGCCGCAAATTCCCATCACCTCCACCTAA
- a CDS encoding cysteine-rich CWC family protein codes for MPPLPADRPACDPARCPLCGQPNACARAAGNESATCWCVSVRFAPQTLARIPPACIGLACICPQCADAEPAQPNRRS; via the coding sequence ATGCCCCCGTTGCCCGCAGACCGCCCCGCCTGCGACCCCGCGCGCTGCCCGCTCTGCGGTCAGCCCAATGCGTGCGCGCGGGCCGCGGGGAATGAATCGGCCACTTGCTGGTGCGTCAGCGTGCGCTTTGCGCCGCAAACCCTGGCACGCATTCCGCCCGCGTGCATCGGCCTGGCCTGTATCTGCCCGCAATGCGCGGATGCCGAGCCCGCTCAGCCAAACCGTCGCTCATGA
- a CDS encoding tyrosine-type recombinase/integrase — MAPTGLKSWRANYAQNGKQRTRTYGRYPSMSLAQARAAHAQAKSAPNDAEAATPAAKVAPTFKAIAEQWLKIKLPSLSNGKHQGQVAGTLERFAYPAIGALPIDQIPRTKLVEVVQAVQKGGRVETAHRVAGRIAAVFDYAQDVGYIESHGAGGLVRVLQPRKVKKPMASIPPDEAGALLAAIDGYEEPVTRLGLQLLALTFVRVGEMRGMRWAELREDGAVWVVPEDRMKAGLPHVVPLSQQSRAVLEQLRVFTGDRDLVLDSPLRPGHPLSENTFLFALYRLGYRGRMTAHGFRALASTVLNEQSGFAHDVIERQLAHRETDAVRAAYNRAQYLDQRRGLMQWWADWLDRQRELSSPIASV, encoded by the coding sequence GTGGCGCCCACCGGGCTGAAGAGCTGGCGCGCCAACTATGCGCAGAACGGCAAACAGCGCACCCGGACCTATGGCCGCTACCCGAGCATGTCTCTGGCGCAGGCCCGCGCGGCGCATGCGCAGGCCAAGAGCGCACCAAACGATGCAGAGGCTGCCACGCCCGCCGCGAAGGTCGCACCGACGTTCAAGGCGATCGCTGAGCAGTGGCTCAAAATCAAACTGCCCTCCCTCTCCAACGGCAAGCATCAGGGGCAGGTCGCCGGGACGCTGGAGCGCTTCGCGTACCCCGCGATTGGTGCGCTGCCGATCGACCAGATCCCGCGCACGAAGCTCGTCGAGGTGGTGCAGGCCGTGCAGAAGGGTGGCCGTGTGGAAACCGCGCACCGAGTAGCCGGGCGCATCGCCGCGGTGTTCGACTACGCTCAGGACGTGGGTTACATCGAGAGCCACGGTGCCGGAGGCCTGGTGCGCGTGCTGCAGCCGCGTAAGGTGAAAAAACCGATGGCCAGTATCCCGCCAGACGAGGCCGGTGCGCTGCTCGCGGCGATCGACGGCTATGAGGAACCGGTTACCCGCCTGGGATTGCAGTTGCTGGCCTTGACCTTCGTGCGCGTCGGCGAGATGCGCGGCATGCGGTGGGCTGAGCTGCGCGAGGACGGCGCGGTCTGGGTGGTTCCTGAAGACCGCATGAAGGCGGGATTGCCGCACGTCGTGCCGCTGTCACAGCAGTCGCGCGCGGTGCTCGAACAACTCCGGGTGTTCACCGGTGATCGCGATCTGGTGCTGGATTCGCCCCTGCGCCCGGGGCATCCGCTATCTGAGAATACTTTCCTGTTCGCGCTTTACCGACTGGGCTATCGCGGCCGGATGACGGCGCATGGATTCCGGGCTCTGGCGTCCACCGTGCTCAACGAGCAGTCTGGCTTTGCACACGATGTCATCGAGCGCCAGCTCGCGCACCGGGAGACGGACGCGGTTCGCGCGGCGTACAACCGGGCGCAGTATCTCGATCAGCGCCGGGGGCTGATGCAGTGGTGGGCGGATTGGCTGGATCGACAGCGCGAATTATCCTCGCCAATCGCAAGCGTGTGA
- a CDS encoding bifunctional diguanylate cyclase/phosphodiesterase, which translates to MPRTITQCVLRSRSLRGAVLLLPLLLLLAWIGGTEFNAYHATRDRIQQQAHTAAANLAGDIASRLQTQFTELQFAAVALLGPDADPAHPAPHVMQTLRRFMALHPSLYAFNIQSADGNTIVWSSQAQSSQPITGGAGFTSLPGDPDFLLGQDHFAARVGTHVLTMRYRVRGRGGATRYFVGTPYRLDQLLQPPSPHASHPWVLSVRDTRDGSLLGVVDHGQVRLAQPASLAHRSSDAVSAPIAGFPLRVQASWPAALALQTDARGAKLRWGFELGSLLLLILAWASIVRLLAQRERQVKLLHRMGDLQDFLAQVNQVAAESLDLDVFLQTVCDLAISRGQLALALVARPQESGLLTPVASAGKTAYLEGLVLCTDPGIPQGQGPSGQVWRHGGPVFNTSFDTPALAPWRQRAQALGLHASATLALHHHRARFGLLVLYRSDDVAFDTPMQSLLTELAEDVSRGLDRIAQRRQINRLKRQYQALMQTGDVLIHAHNERDLLARLCQQMTHDTAFHAVWIGRPDAQRQMQVLAQVGEGTEGLADLHIRLPQDGNGPLIVRAWLTQSTVFNNDHQADPQLAPWLEFLQRHRWASALATPVRRGGAIWAVLAFVSAERGVFDADTVTLCTRVGDLLGRGLDALDLRHQLAQQQSDEAYRARHDALTGLPNRFALEQHLPLAIERARRRGTHLAVGMIDLDDFKPVNDTFGHAAGDDLLRQLAARLRAQLRRPDLLTRLGGDEFVVILEDLDAETVMAQLQTALDRLHTAVETPFDLGEGWQATVGMTLGAALFPGDGQDADSLLRQADAAMYVAKAHKGDRARWWTLDASALQAAAPDDGQPLDAYGPQAQALLERHRAFWEATTDRFVASWYADMAAHPEMEAIVQTLEPAEFAQLKAHQTQHLRFLLDPGTAQQAIVSAAQHIGQVHALTGVTASMLLTMMRAYQRILAEQWLQSLSQPAQRSLLLHLLQSRLDDDVGAQLQAHTDTLSVLLAPLTSPLPDHSTPWAQVVRDEISMLARLPGILGVTLARPDAQGVLQLTHAVGTVPMDEVLAALRQVELISTIDPQSARGQALMARAWRSAEVEQTGAVWREPGLQPWTQFHHTYGVRSVAAVPVCDAQGRSQAVLALYGTYPNQFAATWMQQLLQGLRLRWQLMASRAASPTFFVPIAQAQQRRAALFDGGLRMWMQPIVDLRTGQAAKVEALARLQMPSGEWLSPGEFLPLLGVPELRRLFQEGLRQSLQAVKSWEDDGLIIDVSVNLPPSLLAEDAWPGKVQARLQDYALAPQRLTLELLETEALDRPEQQQTLMQLHALGVKLAIDDLGSGYSSLTRLRQWPISTLKIDQNLVRDVQRDPLRVLSMVAALVRLGRDLDTEVVVEGLETPGLIEMAQVLGAPYGQGYGLSRPMPSADLPARIRNFQLGNARQALQTALGALTYHWDYMHRDDSARPTALSACPLTAYLERCGLTGSALEQAHRQIHAGIDVQRNSEVLLQGLRERVRQGE; encoded by the coding sequence ATGCCTCGCACCATAACCCAGTGCGTCCTGCGCTCGCGCTCTCTGCGCGGGGCCGTGTTGCTCCTGCCCTTGCTGTTGTTGCTGGCCTGGATTGGCGGGACAGAATTCAATGCGTATCACGCCACCCGTGACCGCATTCAGCAGCAGGCCCACACCGCCGCCGCCAACCTCGCGGGAGATATCGCCAGCCGGTTGCAGACCCAGTTCACCGAACTGCAATTCGCGGCCGTCGCCCTGCTCGGGCCGGATGCCGATCCCGCGCATCCCGCACCCCATGTGATGCAGACCCTGCGACGCTTCATGGCGTTGCACCCCAGTCTGTACGCCTTCAACATCCAGTCGGCCGACGGCAACACCATTGTGTGGTCGAGCCAGGCGCAAAGCAGCCAACCGATCACTGGGGGGGCGGGCTTTACCTCATTGCCCGGCGATCCTGATTTTCTGCTGGGCCAAGACCATTTTGCCGCGCGCGTCGGCACGCATGTGCTGACCATGCGGTATCGGGTACGCGGCCGCGGCGGCGCGACCCGCTACTTCGTCGGCACCCCGTACCGGCTCGATCAACTCCTGCAGCCGCCAAGCCCGCACGCATCCCACCCCTGGGTGCTTTCGGTGCGCGATACCCGCGATGGCAGCCTGCTGGGCGTGGTGGACCACGGCCAGGTGCGCCTGGCTCAACCCGCTTCGCTTGCGCACCGATCCTCTGATGCGGTGTCCGCGCCCATCGCCGGCTTTCCGCTCAGGGTGCAGGCGAGCTGGCCCGCCGCGCTGGCGTTACAGACTGACGCGCGCGGGGCGAAGCTGCGCTGGGGGTTCGAGCTCGGCTCCTTGCTGTTGCTCATTCTGGCCTGGGCAAGCATCGTGCGGCTGCTGGCGCAGCGAGAGCGGCAGGTCAAGCTGCTGCACCGCATGGGTGACTTGCAGGATTTTCTGGCGCAGGTCAACCAGGTTGCTGCTGAGAGCTTGGACCTGGATGTTTTTTTGCAAACCGTCTGCGACCTGGCGATCAGCCGGGGCCAACTGGCGCTGGCCTTGGTGGCGCGCCCGCAGGAGAGTGGCCTGCTCACGCCCGTCGCGTCAGCAGGCAAGACGGCCTATCTCGAGGGGTTAGTGCTCTGCACAGACCCCGGCATCCCGCAGGGACAGGGGCCGTCCGGACAGGTCTGGCGCCATGGCGGGCCAGTGTTCAATACCTCTTTCGATACGCCCGCCTTGGCCCCGTGGCGCCAGCGTGCGCAGGCTCTGGGGCTGCACGCCAGCGCGACGCTTGCCCTGCATCACCACAGGGCGCGTTTTGGGCTGTTGGTGCTCTACCGCAGTGACGACGTGGCCTTCGACACCCCGATGCAGTCCTTGCTCACTGAACTGGCGGAGGATGTCTCCCGTGGGCTTGATCGCATCGCACAGCGCCGCCAGATCAACCGCCTGAAGCGCCAGTACCAAGCGCTGATGCAGACCGGTGACGTGCTGATTCACGCGCACAACGAGCGCGACCTGCTCGCGCGTTTGTGCCAGCAGATGACCCACGACACCGCATTTCATGCCGTGTGGATCGGCCGCCCCGACGCCCAGCGGCAGATGCAGGTGTTGGCGCAAGTCGGCGAAGGTACTGAGGGTCTCGCTGATCTTCACATCAGGTTGCCGCAAGACGGCAACGGCCCACTGATCGTGCGCGCTTGGTTGACGCAAAGCACCGTGTTCAATAACGATCATCAGGCCGACCCCCAGCTTGCGCCCTGGCTGGAGTTTCTGCAGCGGCATCGCTGGGCAAGCGCCCTGGCGACTCCGGTGCGACGGGGCGGAGCGATCTGGGCCGTCTTGGCATTCGTGTCAGCCGAGCGCGGCGTTTTTGATGCCGATACCGTGACTTTGTGTACCCGGGTGGGCGACCTGCTCGGCCGGGGGCTTGATGCGCTCGATCTGCGTCACCAGTTGGCACAGCAGCAGAGCGACGAAGCCTATCGCGCCCGCCACGACGCGCTGACCGGCTTGCCCAACCGCTTCGCCCTGGAGCAGCACCTCCCCTTGGCGATCGAGCGGGCCCGGCGCCGCGGCACGCATCTGGCCGTGGGCATGATCGATCTGGACGATTTCAAGCCCGTCAACGACACCTTCGGCCATGCGGCGGGCGATGACCTGCTGCGGCAGTTGGCCGCGCGCCTGCGCGCGCAGTTGCGTCGCCCCGATCTGCTCACGCGTCTGGGGGGCGACGAGTTCGTCGTCATCCTCGAAGACCTCGACGCTGAAACCGTCATGGCGCAGTTGCAGACCGCGCTCGACCGTCTGCACACGGCGGTAGAGACGCCCTTCGACCTGGGCGAAGGGTGGCAGGCCACGGTGGGCATGACCCTGGGCGCGGCGCTCTTTCCCGGCGACGGGCAAGATGCCGACAGCCTGCTGCGCCAGGCCGACGCGGCCATGTACGTCGCCAAGGCGCACAAAGGCGACCGTGCCCGCTGGTGGACCCTCGACGCGAGCGCGCTGCAAGCCGCTGCGCCCGATGACGGGCAGCCGCTGGACGCCTACGGGCCGCAGGCGCAGGCGCTGCTGGAGCGTCACCGCGCCTTCTGGGAGGCGACGACCGACCGGTTTGTTGCAAGCTGGTACGCCGACATGGCCGCACATCCCGAGATGGAGGCCATTGTGCAGACCCTTGAGCCCGCGGAGTTCGCGCAGCTCAAGGCGCATCAGACGCAGCATTTGCGCTTCCTGCTCGACCCGGGCACCGCACAACAGGCCATCGTGTCTGCCGCGCAGCACATCGGGCAGGTGCATGCCCTCACCGGGGTGACCGCCTCGATGCTGTTGACCATGATGCGGGCCTATCAGCGCATCTTGGCCGAGCAGTGGCTTCAGTCCCTCTCTCAACCGGCACAGCGGAGTTTGCTGCTGCATCTGCTGCAATCGCGTCTGGACGATGACGTGGGCGCGCAACTCCAGGCGCACACCGACACCCTCAGTGTGCTCCTGGCGCCCTTGACCTCCCCCCTGCCCGATCACAGCACGCCCTGGGCGCAAGTGGTGCGCGACGAAATCAGCATGCTGGCCCGCTTGCCGGGGATCCTCGGGGTGACGCTCGCCCGCCCTGATGCACAGGGCGTGCTGCAACTCACCCATGCCGTGGGCACCGTCCCGATGGATGAGGTGCTGGCCGCGCTGCGTCAAGTAGAACTGATCTCCACGATCGATCCGCAGTCTGCGCGGGGCCAAGCGCTCATGGCGCGCGCCTGGCGCAGCGCCGAGGTGGAGCAGACCGGCGCCGTGTGGCGCGAGCCGGGCCTGCAGCCTTGGACGCAGTTCCATCACACGTATGGGGTGCGCAGTGTGGCCGCGGTGCCGGTCTGCGACGCGCAGGGGCGCAGCCAGGCGGTTCTGGCGCTGTATGGCACCTACCCCAACCAGTTCGCCGCTACCTGGATGCAGCAACTCTTGCAAGGCTTGCGACTGCGCTGGCAGTTGATGGCCAGCCGGGCCGCGTCCCCCACCTTCTTTGTGCCCATTGCGCAGGCCCAGCAGCGGCGTGCAGCGTTGTTTGATGGCGGCTTGCGCATGTGGATGCAACCGATCGTCGATCTGCGCACCGGCCAGGCGGCCAAGGTTGAAGCTTTGGCCCGTCTGCAGATGCCGAGTGGCGAGTGGCTCTCTCCGGGCGAATTCCTGCCGCTTCTGGGTGTGCCGGAACTGCGCCGTTTGTTTCAAGAGGGGCTGCGGCAAAGCCTGCAAGCGGTCAAATCCTGGGAGGATGACGGCCTGATCATCGATGTGTCGGTCAACCTGCCGCCGTCTCTGCTGGCTGAGGACGCCTGGCCCGGCAAGGTGCAGGCGCGACTACAGGACTACGCTCTGGCCCCGCAACGGCTGACGCTGGAATTACTCGAGACGGAAGCGCTGGACAGGCCCGAGCAACAGCAGACCCTGATGCAACTGCATGCCCTGGGGGTGAAGCTGGCGATCGACGATCTGGGCTCGGGCTACAGCAGCCTGACGCGGCTGCGGCAATGGCCGATCTCAACCCTCAAAATCGACCAGAATCTGGTGCGCGATGTGCAGCGCGATCCGTTGCGCGTGCTCTCAATGGTGGCCGCGCTGGTGCGTCTGGGGCGTGACCTGGATACGGAGGTGGTGGTCGAAGGGCTGGAGACGCCGGGATTGATCGAGATGGCCCAGGTGCTGGGCGCGCCGTACGGACAAGGCTATGGCCTGTCCCGGCCCATGCCCAGTGCCGATCTGCCCGCCCGGATACGGAACTTCCAACTGGGCAACGCGCGGCAGGCACTGCAAACGGCGCTGGGCGCGCTGACGTATCACTGGGACTACATGCATCGTGATGACAGCGCGCGCCCCACCGCCTTGTCTGCTTGCCCGTTGACGGCCTATCTGGAGCGCTGCGGCCTGACGGGCAGCGCGCTGGAGCAAGCGCATCGGCAGATTCATGCCGGAATCGATGTGCAGCGCAACAGCGAGGTGCTCCTGCAGGGTTTGCGCGAGCGGGTCAGGCAGGGGGAATGA